A single genomic interval of Spirosoma linguale DSM 74 harbors:
- a CDS encoding protein of unknown function DUF1599 (PFAM: protein of unknown function DUF1599) has product MHNTESEYRQVIQRCKDLFLKKNKDYGTAWRILRLPSITDQIYIKAQRIRTLQETGVSRVGEGIEPEFVGIINYCVMALIQLRLFDDKRTDIPTTELETLYDHEIGQVIDLLFAKNHDYGEAWRDMRVSSMTDIILMKLLRTKQIEDNQGNTLVSEGVDANYMDMINYAVFCLIKLTIE; this is encoded by the coding sequence GTGCACAATACCGAATCCGAATATCGGCAGGTTATCCAACGCTGCAAAGATTTATTCCTTAAAAAAAATAAGGATTATGGAACGGCCTGGCGGATTTTACGCCTGCCAAGCATCACCGACCAGATTTATATAAAAGCCCAGCGTATCCGAACGTTGCAGGAAACGGGCGTTAGCCGGGTGGGCGAGGGGATAGAACCCGAATTTGTGGGAATCATCAATTACTGCGTTATGGCGCTTATCCAACTACGCTTATTCGATGATAAACGCACGGATATTCCTACTACCGAGCTTGAAACGCTTTATGATCACGAAATTGGCCAGGTTATTGATCTGCTTTTCGCTAAGAATCACGACTACGGCGAAGCCTGGCGCGATATGCGCGTTAGTTCGATGACCGATATTATCCTGATGAAGCTGCTGCGTACCAAGCAGATTGAGGATAATCAGGGGAATACGCTGGTTTCGGAAGGAGTTGATGCCAATTATATGGATATGATCAACTATGCCGTTTTCTGTTTAATAAAACTTACTATTGAATGA